From the Bacillota bacterium genome, the window TTCGTCCTGCGCCAGTACCGACTCGTGGAGCAGTGCCTGGCCCTGCTGGGGCTGGTGAGGCGCTCCGGGCAGACGCCGCGGGAATTCCTGCGCGAATCGGGCCCTCACATGGAGGAGAGCGTGCGATCCGCCCTGGCCAGGCTCACCGCAGCAGTCGAAGAGGCCGCCTTCGCGCCCCCGGGTACCACGCCGCCGCGGTCATGGGAGGCGACGGCGGTGACGGACTGGGTGCGCCGGCGCATGGGGCGCTGGCGGTGGATACGCTGGCTTGCCCTGGGGCCGCCCCTGCCCTAGCCCGCCTGTCCTGGCGGGGGAGGCACTTCCTCGTGCGCAGCGGGGCGGGGCTGGGCATGGCGGTGATGAGCGCCCTCTAGCTCACCCTGGCCTTCCCGCCCTACAACCTGTGGCCGCTGATGGGCTGGCTGTGCCTCGCCGGCATGATGTTCTTCGCGGCCCTGGACGTGGCCACCAGCCGCCGCCCACCTCTCCGGCCGGCGGCACCCGATCGCCCCTGACACCCGCGAGTGTCCTGACCGGGGACCCCCGGGATATCCTACCGATGAAAAGGAGCTGGTCGATGACGCCCTGTAGCCACACCCACGACGTGAAACGGGTGCTGGCGCGGCTGCCCGCATACGCCCGCCTGGCCTGGGCCCTGTGGAGGGATGGCCGCCTGGGAAGAAGCCAGAAGGCTTTGCTGGCTCTGGCGGTCGGCTACAGCGTCTCGCCCGTGGATCTCATCCCCGGCTTCATCCCGGTGGTGGGCCAGATGGATGATTTCCTGGTGTTGCTGGCCGCCATCCGGCGTTCCCTGCGCCGTCTTCCCGCGCAGGAGCGGGAGCGGCTCCTGGCTGCGGTCGGTATCACCTCTGAGGACGTTGACGCTGACTACCTCCTCGTCCGGGCCGCGGTCCATTCTCTCATACGTCGCGCCGTGCGGCTGGGAGGGCGGACGGCAGGGACGGCGTTGCGAGCCTGTGTGCGAACGGGATATCGGGGCCTGAGCGCTCTTATGGACCGGTTTACTTCCCACGGGGGAACCGTTCGATCTCGGGGCCGGCGGGGATGAGCCCCCGCCGCCACGCGTATACGGCAGCCTGAGTGCGGTCGGCCAGGTGCAGCTTGGCCAGGATGTTGCTTACGTGGGTCTTGACCGTCTGCTCCCCGATGAACAGTTCACAAGCGGCCAAATTCTCGCCGCTCTCGTAGGAAATGGGTGGTGATTCTTTCGACACATGCCGGGTGTCAGGTGGCCTACCGCGACGTGGTGCTCCCCTGCCCGTGTGCCACCGTCACATAAGTCGTTGTTTTCCTGCGTTATGCAACCGGCTTGACTCAGGGAACTCCCCCGGACGTCTGCCGGGATACCGTTCTGGATAATCTTTCGCCACTTGCGCGCGCCGGGAGCGGCGAAAAAATCGCCGCTTGGCCTGCTCATCGGCGACGGTATGGGGTATGCGCAGATGACCCTGGCCTGCGTGGTCAGGGGAGGCGCATCACCCACGCTACCCCGGCCGCTTTCGCGGCGCACATAGAAAACCGCGACCTTGAGAACGAGATTGCCGTGCAGTTGCTGGATCACCGCGTGGACGTGCTGCTGGCTGCGCGGCATTATCCGCGACCCGCGGAGGATTTCGCAGCAGCTCGTGGAGGAAGTAGCGGGGCTGATTCGTAAACCGGGTGCGGGAGCAGCCTGGAGATCGTGGCAAGAGCGAACTGGGATGGGGCCGTCTGCGGACCAAATACGTGCCCAGGCTTCCGGAGATCACTGTCCCCACTGCCTGCCACCCGCCCGGGACGGGCCGGTAGCTGACAGCAGGCACGCGCACTCCTGCAGGAAGCGCGTCACCTCCTCAGGGCCCCTGAGCCGGTAGGCGGCCCCGGTGGGGCCGGGTCCCACCTTGATGGTGACGGCGCGACGACCCAGGGATTCGAAGGCATCCTCGTCGGTGAGGTCGTCCCCGATGTATACGGGAAGCACCCGCCCGCTCCATTCTCCACCGTAGGTTTTCTCCAGCAACCACCGTACGGCTTTGCCCTTGTCCCAGGGGAGCTGGGGGCGGAGTTCCAGCATCCAGTGACCGGGCTGGAGGCGGAGCGACGGGAACCTCGCCGCCACGTCTTGCACGGTGGCGATCACGTGCGGGCGCAAGTGGCGGGCGACCTGGCGGTAGTGTACGGCCACAGAGAGCCCCTTGTCCTCCAGCAGGCATCCCGGCACCGTCGCCAGATCCCGGCGCAGGGCGGCCAGTGCTGTTCTCACGGCGGGCACGGCCTCCTGGGCGCCGGCCGGGTACACCAGCTCCTCGGCGCCGGCCGGGCACGCCCGCCCATCCACGCCGGCCGGGTGCTCTCCGCGGTCCGGGCGGGGGGCAGGCCACCTGATTTCCAGGCCATGGACTCCCGCGTATCCGATGTCGGGCAGGCCCACCATGCCCAGGGCATCCTGTGCCCTGCGGCCGGTGACCACCCAGATGAGGCAGCGCGGGAGCGAACGGAGAGATTCCAGCACCCTGCGGGTGTCCCCGGGCAGGCGGGCCCGTTCGGGCGAAGGGGCAAGAGGAGCCAGAGTGCCGTCCAGGTCCTGGAACAGTGCCAGGTCGAGCCCGGCCGCCAGTGCTCCTCTGATGCGCCGCCAGCACTCGTCGCCGGGCGGGGTGCTACACCTTGCCATCAACCCGACACCTTCGTCGGCCGGGATGCGGATACAGGGGTTCGCGGGCGGCGTGGTACCACCGCGGGCGCCCGCCGCCGGCGCGGTATCACGGTCACGGGTGGCTCCTTCGGGGTCCCACCGACCAGCCCGAGGCGCACGGGGCGGCGAGCAAAGGGCGGTGTCCCCGATGGATTCGCAGCGGCCCCGCCGCAGGCAGCGAAGCGAGGGCGGCGAGGAAATCGGCTACCCAGCGGTAGATATTGTGTTCCCGCACGTAGTCCTGAAGTGCGGCCATACGCCGGCGCCGTTCCTCCGGCGGCATCTCCACGGCCGTGCGGATGGCAGCCGCGAACCCCACCGGGTCCAGGGGATTGATGGGCACCGCTTGCTCTAGCTCCCCGGCTGCCCCGGCCGTCCTGCTGAGCAGGAGCACGCCGTCGGGATGCGCGCGCGCGGCCACGAATTCCTTGGCCACCAGATTCATGCCGTCGTACACGGACGACACGATGGCGAAGTCCGCCAGCCGGTAGAGGCCGGCCAGGGTGGTGTGGCCCACCTTATGGTCGATAGAGTGCACGGGCTGCCAGCGCTCGGTGGCATGACGGGAGTTTACCTGCGCGACCGCCGCAAGCACCTCAGAGCGAAGCCGCCGGTAATCCGGTATGCCTGTACGGCTGGGTGCCACCACCTGGATGACGGTTACCCTTTCCCGGTAGTGGGGGTTATCGGCGAAGAAGCGATCGACGGCCGCCAGCCTTTCCAGGATGCCCTTGGTGTAGTCCAGCCTGTCGACCGCTACTCCCAGCACCAGGCGGGATGCGGATTCCGGTCCGGGCAGGTAAATGCCTGATGGGCGGGCCTGCAACTCCAGGCGGCGGAGGAGGCGGCGGGCGGCCATCAGGGCCTCCGGTGAGATGGCCAGTTGCGCGAAGGTGTCGAAGTCGATGCTGATGGGGAAGGCCCCCACCGCCACCGGTCTGTCGCGCCACACCACCTCGCCCACCCGCCAGGCCCGGGCGGATTCTTCCTGGTGCTCCTCGTACGTCACCCGGCACGTCCCCGCCAGCTCCCTCTCGCAGCACTCCAGAAATTGCCTGGCGTATTCGGGGGTCTGAAAGCCGACGAGGTCGCAACCCAGCAGGCCCTTGATGATCTGCGAGGCCTGGGGGCAGAAGCGGAAGGCGGCATGGGGCGGCCAGGGTATGTGCCAGAAGGAGGATATGAGGGTGCCGGGACGCCGGGCCCGCAGGAACAGCGGAACCAGGGCCAGCTGGTAATCGTGGACCCAGACCACGTCCGCTGGGTCGGCCATGTGTGCTGCTTCGCGGGCGAAGCGGAGGTTGACCCGGGCGTAGTCTTTCCAGAAGGACTCGCGGAGGTCAAGACGCTCGATGAGCAGGTGACAGAGGGGCCAGAGCACCCGGTTGGAAAACCCCTCGTAGTAGCCCCGAACCTGGCTGTTGCTCAGCCATACGCGCTTGAGTTGGTAGCGCGGGTCCTCGGGAGGGACCCAGGTAGTGCCTGCGGGTGCTACCACCCGGTCGGCATTACCGCTACCCCACGCCACCCACGTTCCCCCCAGGCCCTGCATCACCGGATCCAGCGCGGCGGTAAGGCCGCCCGCCGGGCGGTCTACCTTTATGGCCGCATCGTGCCTTACGTGCTGGTACGGCTCCCGGTTGGACACCACCACCAGGCTCCTGCCGGGCAGGACTCGTCGGAACAGGTTCTGGACCCGTTCTGCATTCCAGCGTTCCGACGCCATTGCCCACCTCCCGTGATTTGTTTCTCTGGTAATTGTCGCCCACGGGAAGCCGACTTGTCAAGCCTTGCCAGGAGTTGGGCATCGACGGCCCACACACCGGGCGGGAGTGACGGGCGGGCGGAGCGTCTACTCGGCGGCCAGGCCCACCTCGGCGGCGTAGCCCATGATTCGTTCCAGGGTGCGCTCGCGCACGCGGCTGATCTTCTCGAAGTCCATGCAGGGAACGTAGTAGGCCTCCATGAGGTCGTGGCTGGCCTTGGCGTTATGGATGCAGGCGATACCCTGGGCGAAGAGCTGACCGAACAGCCGCTCGGCGTCGTTCATGGCAGCCTGGTTGCGGGCCACGATCTTCTGGTCGAGGCATTCGTTCATTTCCACGATGATGTCCTCCGGAGCGGGCCGCCAGGTGTGGGGCTCGATGGACTTGGTGAGGGCGACGCCCAGGGCGGGGATCACCACGTGCTCCACCTTTTCGGGGTTGAGGGGGCAGTGGTAGAGCCCGGTGTCCAGGCCGCGCTCGAGGGCGGCGGTGGCGATCTTCTTGAGCAGGTACGACTTGCCCGTGCCCGGTTCTCCCTGAATTACGTACTTGCGGGGCATGGGCCCGATGATGGTGTCCACGTAGTTCATGAGGCCGTCGGGGGTGATGGCGGAGGCGAAGAGGTGGCGGTCGCGACCCAGCCTGGGAGCGATAGGCCGGGAGTTCAGGACCTCGTCGACGAGGGCGGCGGCCTTCTGGTTGGCCAGGGCGTAGTCCATGGCCTGGCGATTGAGGGTTTCCCAGTCGTCGTAGACCACCTGGGCGGCCTTGAGGAAGCGGTAGGCGCGGGCGAAGCATCGGCTCACTTCCGCGTTGGCCTCCATGATCTCCTTGCGGCGCGCCCGCAGGCCGTTTTCGTCCCAGTAGTCCCCCAGGTGGATGATTTCGTCGACGGCACCCGGCACCTTGGGGTCCACGACGTGGGGAGCGGTGCCGTCGATTAGCGCCACTTTGATGGCGGGGATGTACAGGCCGTCCAGGGAGTTGTTGTCCGACGAGCAGTGATGGAACTCGATGTCGATGCCCCGGCCCACCAGGGCTTCACCAATGCCCCGGATGAAGGTGGACTTTCCTACACCGGGGCCACCTTTGATGACGAATATGCGGGTGGCGTCGAGGGGCGCGATATAGTCGTAGAAGGAAAAGAATCCGACGGAAGTGTTTCCCCCCGGAAACACCCGCTTTATGTGGCCACGCTTCATTACCGCCATCTCCCTTCCCTGCGAACGGGGTTCGTTTGTGAGTGTGGGGTGATTGGGTTCCCCCGTCCCAGGCTATGGATGTGGTACCCCATCGGGTGCATGTCCTTCTGCCGCGTCCTTGCGCGCGGGGGGGACCCCGCGCTGGCCGGGGCTGAAGATGGCCGGGGCCGGGCCCGTGTGCTAAACTAGGGTCATGAGTGCAAGGCAGGACTTCAAACGAGGCCGGGGCCTGGGGCGGGTGGAATTCCCGCCGCCCCTGGCCCCCGGTCAGCTTGACGACTTCCAAAGGGAGGCCATTGACCACCTGCTGGCCGGGCAGGACGTGCTGGTATACGCGCCCACCGGGAGCGGAAAGACCCGCATCGCCGAGGAGTTTGCCGCCTGGCTCCTCGAGCGGGGGCGGGGGATGGGGTACACCGCTCCCTTGAAGGCCATATCCAATCAGAAGTTCCGGGATTTCGTGGAGCTGTTTGGCGAGCAACGCGTGGGCCTGCTGACTGGGGACATCTCCATCAACCCCGGGGCGCCCCTGCTGGTCATGACCACCGAGATTTTCCGCAACCGCTGTCTCACCGAGCCCGCCATGCTCTCGGGGATGGCCTGCGTCGTGCTGGACGAGATCCATTACCTGGGTGACGAGCAGAGGGGGACGGTGTGGGAAGAGAGTGTCATCTTCTGCCCGGACCACCTGGTGATCCTGGGGCTTTCGGCCACCGTCTCCAATGCGGGTGAGCTGGCGGAGTGGATGGGGGGAGTGCGCGCCCGCCCGGTACACGTGGTTTACGAGAGCAGGCGCCCGGTGCCGTTGGAGTTCCGCTGGATCCTGCCCGACGGACGGGTGGTGGAGGAGGCGAAGGCCCGCGACGCTGCCAGGTTGCTGGGCAGGGGCAGGGCACGCCGGCCGCGGCAGCCGGGGTGGGGCGGAATCCGGGAAGACCACGAAGAGCTCGAGCGCGGGGGCCGGGGCGCACGGGGCTGTCACAGGGGTGGCTCCTGGCCGGGGGAGGCAGAAGACCTGCTGTGAGCGAGAAGCGAGCGGCGCTAGCGGTGCCTCTGCGGAGCGACGCACCCGACCCGGGTGCGGTGCTGGAAGCCATCGCGACTGCGGGGGGGCATTTCCCCCTTTTGTATTTCGTCTTCAGCCGCCGGCAGACCGAGGAGATGGCGGAGCAGGTTGCGCAAAACTGGGATTTCCTTCTACCCGACGAGAAACGCCGGGTGGGGGCGGAGATCAAGGAGGCGCGCGATGCCTATCCGGGCCTCCTGAACCTGCCGGGGCGGCGCACCCTGCTGCGCGTGCTGGTCCAGGGCATCGCCTACCACCACGCCGGCCTGGCCCCGCAGCTCAAGTTGCTGGTAGAGAGGCTGTACTGTCAGGGTCTGGTGCGGGTGGTGTTCTGCACGGAGACCTTCGCGGCGGGGGTGAACTACCCCGCGGCTTCCGCCGTCTTCCACGCCTGCCGCAAGTGGGACGGGCGAGACTTCCGCATGCTGCGGGCGCGTGAGTTCTTTCAGATGGCGGGTAGGGCCGGGCGGCGCGGATACGACCCCGTGGGATGGGTGTACGTGCGCGTTCCCGCCCATCGCCCGGACGAGGCCGGTTTCTACCGGGAACAGGCGGTGGAGCCGGTGGAGAGCACCTTCACCGTGTCGCCGGCCACCGTGCTCAACATGTGGCAGTGGGGGGACGAGAGTCTGGTCGACCGCTTTCTGGAAAGGAGCCTGCTTTCGTTCCGGGCCCATCGCCAGATGGAGTCCGCCGGGCGGGAGATGGAAATGCTGAGGAATCAGCTCCGGGCCGGGCTCCTGCCGGGGAGGAAGGCGAAGGCCGCCCAGCGGCGCATCCGCCACCTGGGCCGGCGGGTGGAGGAGCTGACCGGGGTGGCCCGGGGCCCGCGGCGACAGTTCCAGGCCCTGGTGGACGTGCTGGGCAGGCTGGGTTACCTGGGGCGGGATGGTCTCCGTCCCCCGGGCCTGTTTGCCGCCCGGCTGCGCTACCAGGAGATCCTGGTCACCGAGATGGCTTTCCGGGGCCTGCTCACCGGGCCGCCTGCGGCAGAGGTGGCCGCCATCCTGGCCGGGGTGGACTACGAGCCCGGCCGCTACCCGGCCGTGGAACCCGTGCACCTCCGCGCGATGGCCGCGGTGCGCCGGCTGCAGGAGGTTCTGGTGCGCAGGGGGGTACCGCCCGATTTCTGCCGGTGGCACCCCGAGCCCTGCCTGCTGGCCTACCGCTGGTACCAGGGATGCTCCTTCGCCGACCTGCTCGGCCTCACCACCCTGCAGGAGGGCGACGTCATCTCCATCCTGCGCCGGGAAATTGACCTCTTGCGGCAGCTGGAGGACGCCGCGATTCCCGGCGGGGAGGAACCGGTGGGGCGGCTGAGGGAGAGGGTGAGCCACATCCGGGCTCGCCTGGATCGGGACGAGGTCGAGGCCATCGTCTGATGCGATGCGCGCGCCCCGACCCACGCTGGCATACTCCTCGTAGCGCTGGCGCGTGGTGTTGGGCAGGCCTGAGCCGGCAGGTGGCTTGACAATCGTGCCGTGAGGACTAAAATCGATAACGATTGAGGAGGTGTGGGGCGGTGCCGGTATACGAGTACGAGTGCGAGCATTGTGGCACCTTCGAGGTTTACCGCAGCATTACCGCCGAGCCCCTCGAGGAGTGTCCACAATGCGGGGGGAAGGTGCGCAAGCTCATCAGTCGTCACGTGAGCATCATCTTCAAGGGGTCGGGGTTCCACACCACCGACTACCGCAGTGAAGAATACCGCAAGCGGGAAAAGGAAGAGAAGAGTCAGGCCAAAGACAGCACGGCTGCCAGTTCCTGACCGGGGTGCCTCCGGGTGCGGCACTCCCGGGCAGGGCGGCGCCTGGTGCGACGTCCCGAGGAAGGATTGGCCGGGCGGGGCGAGAAGGTGAGATAGTATCCACGGCCACGACGGGATGTGCCGAACGAAGGGAGGAGCCAACGTGCCGGTTGCCGAGCTAGAGCCCGGGTCCTTGCGGCTGGTGTGCGACCCTGCCTGCTTTCCCTATGAGACCACCGACCAGGTTCCCCCTCTGGAGGGGATGATCGGTCAGGAACGGGCCATGCGCGCCATGGAGTTCGGCCTCAAGGTGCGCAACCCCGGTTACAACATGTACATGGCGGGGGTGCCGGGCACAGGCAAGACTACTTATGCCCAGACCCTGGTGAGCAAGGTGGCCCGCGGGCAAAAAGCTCCCGACGACTGGTGCTACGTGTACAACTTCGACGACGCCGACCGGCCCGCGGCCCTGCGCCTGCCTCCCGGCAAGGGCAGTGAGTTTCAGCGGGACATGGAGGAACTGGTCCAGGACCTCAAGGCCCACATCCCCCGTGTCTTCGAGAGCGCCGACTACGAGCAGCAGCGTTCGGAGACCATGGGCAAGTACCAGGGCCGCATTGCGGAGGTGTTGCGCGCCCTGGTGGAAAGGGCGCGCACCCAGGGTTTTGCCCTGCAGCAAACGGCCGCGGGATTCATGGTGGCACCGCTGATTGGTGGCCAACCGATCACCAGTGAGCAGTATCAGGAGCTGCCCGAGCCGGTGCGGCGCGAGATCGAAGAGAAGGGTAACGCGGTGCAGGAGTGGATCTCCCAGGCGCAGCGCCAGGTGCGGATGCTGGAGAAGGAGGCGCGCGGAGCCATCCGCGAACTGGAGCAGCGCATTGCCCGGGTGGCGGTGGGGCCCCTGATAGAGCGTCTGCAGGAGAAGTGGCGGGACTTCCCCCTGGTGGTGAATTACCTCTCCAGGGTGGAAGGGGACGTACGCGAGAATCTGGAGGAGTTCCGGCCTTCCGAAGGGGAGGGTACACCGGTGCCCCTACCGTTCATGCCCCCCCGCCAGGAGAGGGAGAGTGCCGTCCTGCGCTACCGGGTGAACCTGCTGGTGAACAACGCCGGTGCCCAGGGGGCTCCCGTGGTGGTGGAGACGAATCCCACGTATTACAACCTCTTCGGCGGGGTGGAGTACCGCAGCCACATGGGGGTCATGGTCACCGACTTCACCATGATCCGGGCCGGTGCCGTCCACCGCGCCAACGGGGGATATCTCATCCTCCAGGCCCGGGACGTGCTGGTCAACCCGGGAGCCTGGGATGGTCTAAAGCGCGCCCTGAAAAACCGCAGCATCCAGATCGAGAACATGGGGGAGCAGTTCCGCCTCATCCCCACGCGTACCCTGCGGCCCGAGCCCATCCCGCTGGACGTCAAGATCATCCTGGTCGGCAATGCCGTCCTGCATATGCTGCTCCAGTACTACGACGAGGACTTCCGGAAGTTCTTCAAGGTGAAGGCCGACTTTGATACCGAGATGCCCCGGAACGGCGAGAACCTGGAGGGGTACTTCCGGTTCCTGTCTTCCTTGTGCCGGCGAGAAGGGATCAGGCATCTGGACCGCACCGCGGTGGCCAAGGTGGTGGAATACTCCTCCCGCCTGGCCGGGAGCCAGAAGAAGCTCTCCACCCGGTTCAACGAAGTGGTGGAGGTGGTCTACGAGGCCAACGTCTGGGCCGACGCAGACGGCAGCCCCGTCATCAGGGCGGCCCACATCGATAAGGCCATCGAGGAGAAGATTTACCGGTCCAACCGGATCGAAGAGAAGATCAGGGAGATGCTGGCCGAGGGCAAGATCCTGGTGGACGTTGATGGAGCCACGGCGGGCCAGGTGAACGGTCTCTCGGTCCTGCAGGTGGGAGACTACTCCTTCGGGCGTCCCTCCCGCATCACCGCCCGCACCTTCCTGGGGGAGGAGGGTGTGGTCAATATCGAGCGGGAGACGGAGATGTCGGGGAACATCCACTCCAAGGGCGTCCTCATCCTGGGAGGGTACCTGGGAGGCAAGTACGCCCAGGATAAGCCGCTTTCGCTGTCGGCCCGGCTTGTCTTCGAGCAAACCTATGAAGAGGTGGACGGGGACAGTGCTTCCAGCACCGAGCTCTACGCCCTGCTCTCGAGCCTGTCCGGCCTGCCCATCCGCCAGGACCTGGCGGTGACCGGTTCCGTCAACCAGAACGGGGAAGTGCAGCCCATCGGCGGGGTCAACGAGAAGATCGAGGGCTTTTACGCCGTGTGCAAGGTGAAGGATCTCACGGGACGGCAGGGCGTGATCATCCCCCACCAGAACGTGGACGACCTCATGTTGAAGGAAGAGGTGGTGGAGGCGGTGCGGGCGGGGAGGTTCCACATCTACCCCGTGCACACCGTGGACGAAGGCATCGAGTTGCTGACGGGGGTCCCGGCCGGCACCCTGCAGCCGGACGGTACCTACCCCGAGGGGACGGTGCACTGCCTGGTGGATCGCAAGCTGCGGGAGATGGCCGAGAAGCTGACCGCCTTCGGAGGAGCAGGCCGGGGTCGCCCCCGCGCCAGCCGCCGGGTGCGCCGGGGCGCGAG encodes:
- a CDS encoding DEAD/DEAH box helicase, with product MSARQDFKRGRGLGRVEFPPPLAPGQLDDFQREAIDHLLAGQDVLVYAPTGSGKTRIAEEFAAWLLERGRGMGYTAPLKAISNQKFRDFVELFGEQRVGLLTGDISINPGAPLLVMTTEIFRNRCLTEPAMLSGMACVVLDEIHYLGDEQRGTVWEESVIFCPDHLVILGLSATVSNAGELAEWMGGVRARPVHVVYESRRPVPLEFRWILPDGRVVEEAKARDAARLLGRGRARRPRQPGWGGIREDHEELERGGRGARGCHRGGSWPGEAEDLL
- the otsB gene encoding trehalose-phosphatase, whose protein sequence is MARCSTPPGDECWRRIRGALAAGLDLALFQDLDGTLAPLAPSPERARLPGDTRRVLESLRSLPRCLIWVVTGRRAQDALGMVGLPDIGYAGVHGLEIRWPAPRPDRGEHPAGVDGRACPAGAEELVYPAGAQEAVPAVRTALAALRRDLATVPGCLLEDKGLSVAVHYRQVARHLRPHVIATVQDVAARFPSLRLQPGHWMLELRPQLPWDKGKAVRWLLEKTYGGEWSGRVLPVYIGDDLTDEDAFESLGRRAVTIKVGPGPTGAAYRLRGPEEVTRFLQECACLLSATGPSRAGGRQWGQ
- a CDS encoding PRK06851 family protein; amino-acid sequence: MAVMKRGHIKRVFPGGNTSVGFFSFYDYIAPLDATRIFVIKGGPGVGKSTFIRGIGEALVGRGIDIEFHHCSSDNNSLDGLYIPAIKVALIDGTAPHVVDPKVPGAVDEIIHLGDYWDENGLRARRKEIMEANAEVSRCFARAYRFLKAAQVVYDDWETLNRQAMDYALANQKAAALVDEVLNSRPIAPRLGRDRHLFASAITPDGLMNYVDTIIGPMPRKYVIQGEPGTGKSYLLKKIATAALERGLDTGLYHCPLNPEKVEHVVIPALGVALTKSIEPHTWRPAPEDIIVEMNECLDQKIVARNQAAMNDAERLFGQLFAQGIACIHNAKASHDLMEAYYVPCMDFEKISRVRERTLERIMGYAAEVGLAAE
- a CDS encoding RNA helicase — protein: MSEKRAALAVPLRSDAPDPGAVLEAIATAGGHFPLLYFVFSRRQTEEMAEQVAQNWDFLLPDEKRRVGAEIKEARDAYPGLLNLPGRRTLLRVLVQGIAYHHAGLAPQLKLLVERLYCQGLVRVVFCTETFAAGVNYPAASAVFHACRKWDGRDFRMLRAREFFQMAGRAGRRGYDPVGWVYVRVPAHRPDEAGFYREQAVEPVESTFTVSPATVLNMWQWGDESLVDRFLERSLLSFRAHRQMESAGREMEMLRNQLRAGLLPGRKAKAAQRRIRHLGRRVEELTGVARGPRRQFQALVDVLGRLGYLGRDGLRPPGLFAARLRYQEILVTEMAFRGLLTGPPAAEVAAILAGVDYEPGRYPAVEPVHLRAMAAVRRLQEVLVRRGVPPDFCRWHPEPCLLAYRWYQGCSFADLLGLTTLQEGDVISILRREIDLLRQLEDAAIPGGEEPVGRLRERVSHIRARLDRDEVEAIV
- a CDS encoding ATP-binding protein, which produces MPVAELEPGSLRLVCDPACFPYETTDQVPPLEGMIGQERAMRAMEFGLKVRNPGYNMYMAGVPGTGKTTYAQTLVSKVARGQKAPDDWCYVYNFDDADRPAALRLPPGKGSEFQRDMEELVQDLKAHIPRVFESADYEQQRSETMGKYQGRIAEVLRALVERARTQGFALQQTAAGFMVAPLIGGQPITSEQYQELPEPVRREIEEKGNAVQEWISQAQRQVRMLEKEARGAIRELEQRIARVAVGPLIERLQEKWRDFPLVVNYLSRVEGDVRENLEEFRPSEGEGTPVPLPFMPPRQERESAVLRYRVNLLVNNAGAQGAPVVVETNPTYYNLFGGVEYRSHMGVMVTDFTMIRAGAVHRANGGYLILQARDVLVNPGAWDGLKRALKNRSIQIENMGEQFRLIPTRTLRPEPIPLDVKIILVGNAVLHMLLQYYDEDFRKFFKVKADFDTEMPRNGENLEGYFRFLSSLCRREGIRHLDRTAVAKVVEYSSRLAGSQKKLSTRFNEVVEVVYEANVWADADGSPVIRAAHIDKAIEEKIYRSNRIEEKIREMLAEGKILVDVDGATAGQVNGLSVLQVGDYSFGRPSRITARTFLGEEGVVNIERETEMSGNIHSKGVLILGGYLGGKYAQDKPLSLSARLVFEQTYEEVDGDSASSTELYALLSSLSGLPIRQDLAVTGSVNQNGEVQPIGGVNEKIEGFYAVCKVKDLTGRQGVIIPHQNVDDLMLKEEVVEAVRAGRFHIYPVHTVDEGIELLTGVPAGTLQPDGTYPEGTVHCLVDRKLREMAEKLTAFGGAGRGRPRASRRVRRGASDAPPDEPDDEAGSRFL
- a CDS encoding zinc ribbon domain-containing protein, with the protein product MPVYEYECEHCGTFEVYRSITAEPLEECPQCGGKVRKLISRHVSIIFKGSGFHTTDYRSEEYRKREKEEKSQAKDSTAASS
- a CDS encoding trehalose-6-phosphate synthase, translated to MASERWNAERVQNLFRRVLPGRSLVVVSNREPYQHVRHDAAIKVDRPAGGLTAALDPVMQGLGGTWVAWGSGNADRVVAPAGTTWVPPEDPRYQLKRVWLSNSQVRGYYEGFSNRVLWPLCHLLIERLDLRESFWKDYARVNLRFAREAAHMADPADVVWVHDYQLALVPLFLRARRPGTLISSFWHIPWPPHAAFRFCPQASQIIKGLLGCDLVGFQTPEYARQFLECCERELAGTCRVTYEEHQEESARAWRVGEVVWRDRPVAVGAFPISIDFDTFAQLAISPEALMAARRLLRRLELQARPSGIYLPGPESASRLVLGVAVDRLDYTKGILERLAAVDRFFADNPHYRERVTVIQVVAPSRTGIPDYRRLRSEVLAAVAQVNSRHATERWQPVHSIDHKVGHTTLAGLYRLADFAIVSSVYDGMNLVAKEFVAARAHPDGVLLLSRTAGAAGELEQAVPINPLDPVGFAAAIRTAVEMPPEERRRRMAALQDYVREHNIYRWVADFLAALASLPAAGPLRIHRGHRPLLAAPCASGWSVGPRRSHP
- a CDS encoding YkvA family protein — translated: MTPCSHTHDVKRVLARLPAYARLAWALWRDGRLGRSQKALLALAVGYSVSPVDLIPGFIPVVGQMDDFLVLLAAIRRSLRRLPAQERERLLAAVGITSEDVDADYLLVRAAVHSLIRRAVRLGGRTAGTALRACVRTGYRGLSALMDRFTSHGGTVRSRGRRG